The proteins below come from a single Myxosarcina sp. GI1 genomic window:
- a CDS encoding DUF1206 domain-containing protein gives MQQQLKNILGNPWANQFILVGYVAKGILYFLIGVLAIRAAFMTGKEAVGTYNTLVTLGQQPWGGVFLCFLGVGLMGYVLRRFLQAVLDPGYSDSSNLKRILHRLGYIMSGFSYAGIAYSALDVYLELGEQDDKIEDVVKELFMQPFGKWLVFLGGIFVVGIGLSYMYGAYTGSYISDFRSRELWDSFEEWAIATGKVGVASRGVAFVLTGSFLIQAVVWTDIDLAGGLENAFQIVSLQPLGWLWLGLIGMGFVAYGLYLFVSVRYRRFILR, from the coding sequence ATGCAGCAACAGCTGAAAAACATATTGGGTAATCCTTGGGCAAATCAATTTATTTTAGTTGGTTATGTTGCCAAAGGAATTTTGTATTTTCTCATTGGCGTATTAGCAATTCGAGCCGCATTCATGACTGGCAAAGAAGCAGTAGGAACATACAACACACTTGTTACTCTTGGACAACAGCCTTGGGGGGGAGTGTTTCTTTGTTTTTTGGGAGTAGGTTTGATGGGTTACGTACTGCGGCGTTTTCTTCAAGCAGTACTAGATCCTGGATATTCTGATTCTTCTAATTTAAAGCGAATTTTGCATCGATTGGGCTATATTATGAGCGGTTTTAGTTATGCGGGTATTGCCTATTCGGCACTTGATGTATACCTGGAGCTAGGAGAACAAGACGACAAAATTGAAGATGTAGTAAAAGAGCTATTTATGCAGCCTTTCGGTAAATGGTTAGTTTTTTTAGGTGGAATATTTGTAGTTGGTATTGGACTTTCGTATATGTATGGAGCATATACGGGTTCCTACATTAGCGATTTTCGCTCTCGCGAGCTTTGGGATAGTTTTGAAGAATGGGCGATCGCTACAGGAAAAGTAGGTGTAGCTTCTAGAGGTGTGGCTTTTGTTTTGACTGGTAGCTTTTTAATTCAAGCCGTAGTGTGGACGGACATCGACTTAGCAGGAGGACTAGAAAATGCTTTCCAAATTGTATCATTGCAGCCTTTGGGATGGCTGTGGCTGGGGCTAATAGGGATGGGTTTTGTCGCTTATGGTTTGTATCTGTTCGTGTCCGTAAGATATCGACGTTTTATTTTAAGATAA